The following are from one region of the Paenibacillus sp. KS-LC4 genome:
- the pyrH gene encoding UMP kinase: MEKPVFKRIVLKVSGESLAGNNGYGIEASTIASIAEQVKEVVAFGVEVAIVVGGGNIWRGIAGTAKGIDRATADYMGMLATVMNSLALQDALEQIEVPTRVQSSIAMQQIAEPYIRRRAIRHLEKGRVVIFAAGTGNPFFSTDTTAALRAAEIEAEVILMAKNKVDGVYSADPFKDPTAVKFEELTYMEVLNKNLGVMDATASSLCMDNNIPLVVFAITEQDNIKKVVLGEKIGTIVRGSVK; the protein is encoded by the coding sequence TTGGAAAAACCCGTGTTTAAACGTATCGTATTAAAAGTTAGCGGTGAATCGTTGGCAGGAAATAATGGCTACGGTATTGAGGCTTCGACAATTGCTTCTATTGCAGAGCAAGTAAAGGAAGTTGTAGCATTCGGTGTTGAAGTTGCCATTGTTGTAGGCGGCGGTAATATTTGGCGCGGCATTGCAGGAACTGCTAAAGGGATTGATCGCGCAACGGCGGATTACATGGGAATGCTGGCTACAGTAATGAATTCTCTTGCTCTACAGGATGCATTGGAACAAATTGAAGTGCCAACCCGCGTACAATCCTCGATTGCTATGCAGCAAATCGCTGAGCCGTACATTAGACGTCGTGCTATTCGCCACCTGGAAAAGGGACGCGTCGTTATTTTCGCTGCTGGCACAGGCAACCCGTTTTTCTCAACAGACACGACAGCTGCATTGCGTGCTGCTGAGATCGAGGCTGAAGTCATTTTAATGGCCAAAAATAAAGTGGATGGCGTCTACTCTGCTGATCCATTCAAAGATCCAACTGCAGTCAAGTTCGAAGAGCTTACTTACATGGAAGTATTAAATAAAAATCTGGGTGTTATGGATGCAACAGCATCTTCGCTATGCATGGACAACAATATTCCGCTCGTTGTGTTTGCAATTACAGAGCAGGATAACATTAAGAAGGTCGTGCTGGGCGAAAAAATTGGCACCATTGTGAGAGGAAGTGTGAAATAA
- the frr gene encoding ribosome recycling factor, translating into MPQAIKKNAEERMEKAIGALRRDLATLRAGRASASLLDRVQVEYYGAMTPVAQLANINTPDSRTLMIQPWDKTSLAAIEKAIMKSDLGLTPANDGSTIRISIPPLTEERRTDLVKMTKRFGEEAKVAVRNIRRDANDDVKKLEKTDISEDESRRHQDDIQKLTDRFIVEVDKVLVAKEKEIMEV; encoded by the coding sequence ATGCCTCAAGCTATTAAGAAAAATGCCGAAGAGCGTATGGAGAAAGCAATCGGTGCGTTGCGCCGCGATTTGGCCACGCTTCGTGCAGGCCGTGCATCAGCATCCTTGCTTGATCGTGTGCAGGTTGAATATTACGGTGCAATGACACCCGTTGCGCAGCTAGCTAACATTAACACGCCGGACTCCCGTACGCTGATGATTCAGCCGTGGGATAAAACATCGCTTGCAGCTATTGAAAAAGCGATTATGAAATCGGATCTTGGTTTAACGCCAGCTAATGACGGCTCAACGATTCGTATTTCGATTCCGCCGCTTACCGAAGAGCGTCGTACCGATCTTGTTAAAATGACGAAAAGATTCGGTGAAGAAGCGAAGGTTGCTGTTCGCAACATTCGTCGCGATGCGAATGATGATGTGAAAAAACTCGAAAAAACGGATATTTCAGAAGATGAGTCCCGTCGTCATCAAGATGACATTCAAAAGCTGACAGATCGTTTTATCGTTGAAGTTGATAAAGTATTGGTAGCTAAAGAAAAGGAAATTATGGAAGTATAA
- a CDS encoding isoprenyl transferase has translation MISRLWAKFSKSSPRPAAPPQWSNVPKHIAVIMDGNGRWAKDRGLPRIAGHHSGMKAVRRITMAADRLGVKYLTLYAFSTENWKRPKDEVDFLMKLPQQFLEIEIDDLMEKNVQVRVMGHREDLPSFTIKALDEAMSKTANNTGLVLTFALNYGSRKEMLEAVKEIAADVQEGRLTCDQIDDHVMSSHLLTRDLPDPDLLIRTSGELRLSNFMLWQLAYSEMWFTDVYWPEFSETHLEEAIEEYGRRVRRYGGL, from the coding sequence ATGATCAGTCGACTTTGGGCTAAATTTAGCAAATCGTCTCCACGTCCGGCTGCTCCGCCACAATGGAGCAATGTGCCTAAACATATTGCCGTAATTATGGATGGAAACGGGCGTTGGGCCAAAGACCGTGGATTACCGCGAATAGCGGGTCATCATTCCGGGATGAAAGCGGTCAGACGTATTACGATGGCAGCAGACCGGCTCGGCGTTAAATATTTAACGCTTTATGCTTTTTCGACGGAAAACTGGAAAAGGCCTAAAGATGAAGTTGATTTTTTAATGAAGCTTCCTCAGCAATTTTTAGAAATTGAAATAGATGATTTAATGGAGAAAAATGTTCAGGTTCGCGTCATGGGGCACAGGGAGGACCTGCCTTCCTTTACCATTAAAGCGTTGGACGAAGCAATGAGCAAGACCGCAAATAATACGGGACTCGTACTTACTTTTGCGCTAAACTATGGCAGCCGCAAGGAAATGCTGGAAGCGGTCAAGGAGATCGCAGCGGATGTGCAAGAAGGACGGCTCACCTGTGACCAAATAGATGATCATGTGATGAGTTCCCATTTACTGACCCGCGACCTTCCAGATCCTGATCTGCTGATTCGCACAAGCGGAGAATTGCGCTTAAGCAATTTTATGCTCTGGCAGCTTGCCTACAGCGAAATGTGGTTTACGGACGTCTATTGGCCTGAATTTTCGGAGACCCATTTGGAAGAAGCGATTGAGGAGTATGGGCGGCGCGTACGACGATATGGCGGACTATAA
- a CDS encoding phosphatidate cytidylyltransferase: MKQRIVTGVVAGAFFIALAVAGSWLYAALLVLLAMVGFTEYVKMNGQAWAHPASLLGYAGVLFFVLPWNLIGVETPSFMFVTWVLAFLLLALTVLTKNKTTIDHAALMLLGALYVGVGFGAMNTVRQMDDHGLFWTFLLLGCIWSSDIGAYFAGKAFGKNKLWPSISPNKTIEGALGGVMLSLVVAAIGAVLFPDFIVFGKALLIGLLAAVAGQFGDLIQSAYKRVRDIKDTGNVLPGHGGVLDRCDSWIIVFPLIVLSGLLPL; this comes from the coding sequence TTGAAACAGCGAATAGTGACGGGAGTAGTAGCAGGCGCATTTTTTATTGCGCTTGCAGTAGCGGGAAGCTGGCTATATGCCGCTTTGCTCGTATTGCTCGCGATGGTAGGCTTTACTGAATATGTCAAGATGAACGGCCAAGCTTGGGCTCATCCGGCTTCATTGCTCGGATACGCGGGTGTGCTGTTTTTTGTGCTACCATGGAACCTGATTGGGGTAGAGACGCCATCCTTCATGTTTGTAACATGGGTGCTTGCATTTCTGCTGCTTGCTTTAACCGTTTTGACCAAAAACAAAACAACAATAGACCATGCGGCACTTATGCTGCTTGGTGCACTGTATGTTGGTGTGGGTTTTGGAGCAATGAATACGGTGAGACAGATGGACGATCATGGCTTGTTTTGGACATTTTTGCTTCTTGGCTGCATATGGTCCTCAGATATTGGCGCCTATTTTGCGGGGAAGGCTTTTGGCAAAAACAAGCTTTGGCCGTCCATTAGTCCAAATAAAACGATTGAGGGGGCGCTTGGAGGCGTTATGCTGTCGCTAGTTGTTGCGGCTATCGGCGCAGTTTTATTCCCCGACTTCATCGTATTTGGCAAAGCGCTTCTTATTGGGCTGCTTGCTGCTGTAGCTGGTCAGTTTGGTGATTTGATTCAATCGGCTTACAAACGAGTACGTGATATAAAAGATACAGGAAATGTATTGCCTGGTCATGGCGGCGTTTTGGATCGTTGCGACAGTTGGATAATCGTATTTCCATTGATCGTGCTCTCCGGACTGCTTCCTTTATAA
- a CDS encoding 1-deoxy-D-xylulose-5-phosphate reductoisomerase: MKKITILGSTGSIGTQTLDVIANDPERFQVVGLSAGSNTDLLIEQAIRFKPSIVCLSTKEAAEAVASSLPAGTRVTYGEQGLIELAEGTDADIVVTALVGSRGLPATLAAIEAGKTIGLANKETLVTAGHIVMERARKKGVPIIPIDSEHSAIFQCLNGEDRRSLNQLTLTASGGSFRDRTREQLKGVTVAEALNHPNWSMGAKITIDSATMANKGLEVIEAHWLFDVTYDQIHVLVHPESIIHSYVEFTDHSVIAQLGLPDMRVPIQYALTYPHRYPTPTGRLDLAAIGKLHFREMDFERYPCLRLAFECGKAGQSAPTVYNAANEVAVARFLAGEIEFLDIERTIEEVLSRHPVTVVDTLEAIADVDAWARQMAATV, from the coding sequence ATGAAAAAAATAACGATTCTTGGATCAACAGGCTCCATTGGCACGCAAACGCTGGATGTTATTGCGAACGACCCGGAGCGTTTTCAGGTTGTCGGCTTATCGGCGGGCAGCAATACGGATCTGCTTATCGAGCAGGCAATCCGCTTCAAGCCATCCATCGTTTGCTTGTCAACGAAGGAAGCGGCTGAAGCAGTTGCCTCTTCGCTGCCTGCGGGAACTAGGGTCACTTACGGCGAGCAGGGCTTGATTGAGCTTGCTGAAGGAACAGATGCTGATATCGTCGTTACAGCGCTCGTGGGCAGCAGAGGACTCCCTGCGACGCTTGCAGCAATTGAAGCCGGCAAAACGATTGGCCTTGCGAACAAGGAGACGCTCGTAACGGCGGGGCATATCGTGATGGAGAGGGCCCGGAAAAAGGGTGTGCCGATTATTCCGATCGACAGCGAGCATTCGGCTATTTTTCAATGCTTGAATGGAGAAGACCGCAGATCGCTAAATCAGCTTACGCTGACAGCCTCAGGCGGCTCATTCCGCGATCGCACGCGCGAGCAATTGAAGGGCGTTACTGTGGCGGAAGCGCTGAATCATCCTAACTGGTCTATGGGGGCCAAAATCACAATTGATTCTGCCACAATGGCTAACAAAGGGCTGGAAGTCATTGAAGCCCACTGGCTGTTTGATGTTACATACGATCAAATTCATGTGCTTGTTCATCCGGAGAGTATTATTCACTCTTATGTGGAGTTTACTGACCATAGCGTAATCGCGCAGCTGGGGCTTCCCGATATGCGTGTGCCGATTCAATATGCGCTGACTTATCCGCATCGCTATCCAACGCCTACAGGCCGGCTTGATTTGGCGGCGATTGGCAAGCTTCATTTTCGAGAGATGGACTTTGAACGATATCCGTGCCTGCGTCTTGCCTTCGAATGCGGCAAAGCGGGACAATCAGCCCCTACAGTTTATAATGCGGCGAATGAAGTAGCAGTGGCGCGGTTTCTTGCTGGCGAAATCGAATTTTTGGATATTGAGCGCACGATTGAGGAAGTGCTATCTCGCCATCCTGTAACGGTTGTCGATACGCTGGAAGCTATCGCTGATGTCGACGCCTGGGCGCGTCAAATGGCTGCTACTGTGTAA
- the rseP gene encoding RIP metalloprotease RseP, with product METIQIVLLTVLVFFVIVTIHEWGHYYFAKRAGILVREFAIGFGPKLLSIKRGETRFTIRLVPAGGFVRMAGEDPEIVDVASGQTIAIKLKDDKVTRLYLDRLDERSGVIRGEVTQIDLERDLFVTLDIEGEKERFSLHPQALMIAKGKETQIAPLDRQFGSKSVAARARAIFAGPFMNFVLAFLLCGVYIQLAGTPENLLVDSISKGMPAEKAQLQSGDMIQAINGTPIGTDYDKMIEIIGGSPGVPIQMDIVRGGVAQKIVLTPAPDDNGVGKVGITATYKTRTATITETVTGAGKLMKQMTVIIFEGLKKLVTGDFKLDDLGGPVRTAEVTSQIAKQGIAELTRWTAMLSLYLGIFNLLPIPALDGSRLIFLGLEALRGRPIDPNRESMVHFVGFALIMLLMLVVTYNDILRLVRGES from the coding sequence ATGGAGACGATTCAAATTGTTTTATTAACCGTGCTCGTGTTTTTTGTGATCGTGACGATCCATGAATGGGGCCACTATTATTTTGCCAAGCGAGCAGGAATATTGGTCAGGGAGTTTGCCATTGGGTTTGGGCCTAAGCTCCTTTCCATTAAGCGCGGTGAGACGAGATTCACCATTCGCCTTGTCCCGGCAGGTGGCTTCGTCCGCATGGCAGGCGAGGATCCGGAAATTGTAGACGTGGCCTCCGGGCAGACGATTGCAATTAAGCTTAAAGACGATAAGGTAACGAGACTATACCTTGACCGTCTGGATGAGCGAAGCGGCGTCATTCGTGGTGAAGTGACTCAGATAGACCTCGAAAGGGATTTGTTCGTTACGCTCGATATTGAGGGCGAGAAGGAACGTTTTTCCCTGCATCCGCAAGCGTTAATGATTGCCAAAGGCAAAGAAACGCAAATTGCTCCGCTGGACAGACAGTTTGGGAGCAAATCGGTAGCAGCGAGGGCGCGTGCTATTTTTGCAGGTCCGTTTATGAATTTTGTACTGGCGTTTTTATTGTGTGGCGTTTATATTCAACTCGCAGGAACACCGGAAAATTTGCTTGTTGATTCGATTAGCAAGGGGATGCCGGCTGAAAAGGCACAATTGCAAAGCGGAGACATGATTCAAGCGATTAATGGTACGCCGATTGGTACGGATTATGATAAAATGATTGAGATTATTGGCGGCTCGCCTGGCGTACCGATCCAAATGGACATTGTGCGCGGCGGCGTAGCGCAGAAAATAGTGCTGACGCCAGCTCCGGATGACAACGGTGTCGGTAAAGTCGGCATCACTGCTACTTACAAGACGCGAACGGCAACCATTACAGAAACGGTAACGGGTGCGGGTAAGCTGATGAAGCAGATGACCGTTATTATTTTTGAAGGGCTTAAGAAGCTCGTAACGGGTGATTTTAAACTGGATGATTTGGGTGGACCGGTGCGTACAGCAGAGGTGACCAGCCAAATTGCTAAGCAGGGAATTGCTGAATTGACGCGGTGGACCGCCATGCTGAGCTTATATTTGGGGATTTTCAACCTGTTGCCGATTCCAGCGCTGGATGGAAGCAGACTTATTTTTCTCGGGCTGGAGGCGCTGCGCGGCAGACCGATTGACCCGAACCGGGAAAGCATGGTTCATTTCGTCGGCTTTGCGCTCATTATGCTGCTGATGCTGGTAGTAACCTATAACGATATTTTGCGATTGGTGCGAGGGGAGTCTTAA
- the proS gene encoding proline--tRNA ligase yields the protein MSKDKKFVSEITPQSEDFSKWYIDVIKKAELMDYSPVRGCIIFRPEGYELWENIQRDLDRRFKETGHRNAYFPLFIPESFFQKEKEHVEGFNPELPWVTEAAGEKLEERLAIRPTSETMFGHMYAKWIQSYRDLPLLINQWANVVRWEKRTLPFLRTSEFLWQEGHTAHENEEEARQETMQMLGIYRDFVEEFLAIPVVVGQKTPSERFAGAVDTYSIEAMMKDGRAVQAGTSHYLGTKFAVAFDIKYLDRENQLQFAHTTSWGVSTRLIGAMIMVHGDDRGLALPPKVAPTQVIMIPIGPAKTRDQVAHRVDELYAELKKAGVRVKVDDRSDVSPGWKFNEYEMRGIPLRLELGPRDMENGQVVLVSRISGEKKVVEQANLVAEVEAMLVQIHNEMYEKAKQFREDHFYSVNTLDEMKASQEEQRGFVLAGWCGSDACEKQVKEETGATSRNIPFEPAEKKSTCLVCGDAAEHTVVFARAY from the coding sequence ATGTCTAAGGATAAAAAATTTGTTTCGGAAATTACGCCGCAAAGCGAGGATTTCTCCAAATGGTATATTGATGTCATCAAAAAAGCCGAGCTTATGGATTATTCGCCCGTGCGCGGATGTATTATTTTTCGCCCGGAAGGTTATGAGCTATGGGAAAATATTCAACGTGATCTGGACCGTCGCTTTAAAGAAACCGGCCATCGCAATGCTTATTTCCCACTGTTTATTCCAGAAAGCTTTTTCCAGAAGGAAAAGGAGCATGTCGAGGGCTTTAATCCTGAGCTTCCTTGGGTAACGGAAGCAGCAGGCGAGAAGCTTGAGGAGCGCCTTGCTATTCGTCCAACCTCGGAGACGATGTTCGGGCATATGTATGCCAAATGGATTCAATCGTACCGCGACCTGCCGCTGCTCATTAACCAATGGGCGAACGTTGTTCGCTGGGAGAAACGGACACTTCCGTTCCTGCGTACAAGCGAATTCCTATGGCAGGAAGGCCATACGGCGCATGAGAATGAAGAGGAAGCTCGTCAGGAAACGATGCAAATGCTGGGCATTTACCGTGACTTTGTTGAGGAGTTTTTGGCGATTCCGGTTGTTGTAGGTCAAAAGACGCCTTCGGAGCGTTTTGCTGGCGCTGTAGATACGTATTCGATTGAAGCGATGATGAAGGATGGCCGTGCTGTACAGGCGGGAACCTCTCATTACTTGGGGACAAAATTTGCCGTAGCGTTTGACATTAAATATTTGGATCGTGAAAATCAGCTGCAATTTGCCCACACGACCTCATGGGGTGTGAGTACCCGCCTTATTGGGGCGATGATTATGGTGCATGGGGACGATCGCGGCCTTGCTTTGCCGCCGAAAGTTGCTCCAACACAGGTCATAATGATTCCAATTGGACCAGCAAAGACACGTGACCAAGTTGCCCACCGAGTAGATGAGCTGTATGCCGAGCTTAAAAAAGCAGGCGTTCGCGTCAAGGTGGATGACCGTTCTGATGTAAGCCCAGGCTGGAAGTTCAATGAATATGAAATGCGCGGCATTCCGCTTCGTCTTGAGCTCGGGCCACGCGATATGGAAAATGGGCAAGTTGTACTCGTATCCCGCATTAGCGGCGAGAAGAAGGTAGTCGAGCAGGCTAATCTTGTCGCTGAAGTAGAGGCGATGCTAGTACAGATCCATAATGAAATGTATGAGAAAGCGAAGCAGTTCCGCGAGGATCATTTTTATTCGGTAAATACACTGGATGAGATGAAGGCATCGCAAGAGGAGCAGCGCGGCTTTGTGCTTGCGGGCTGGTGTGGCTCGGACGCATGCGAGAAGCAGGTTAAGGAAGAGACGGGCGCCACAAGCCGCAACATTCCTTTCGAGCCAGCAGAGAAAAAGAGTACATGCCTCGTTTGTGGCGATGCCGCCGAGCATACGGTCGTTTTCGCTCGCGCTTACTAG